From the genome of Maridesulfovibrio ferrireducens, one region includes:
- a CDS encoding hydantoinase B/oxoprolinase family protein → MNVNPILLEVFKNRFAAISEEMGVTLTRTAFSPNIKERRDLSCAVFDSKGDMIAQAAHIPVHLGSMPLSVKSAIDNVTFTEGDMVMLNDPFKGGTHLPDITLVAPVFFSGSDNPDFYVANRAHHSDVGGMASGSMPLSTTLYQEGIIIPPIKIVEKGEIVKSVMALILNNVRTPDEREGDFSAQIMANITGVRRLNELISKYGLETVDFYAASLNDYAEKITRHTIEFIPDGVYKFTDYMDGDGMDCFNVPISVILEVKGDTAKLDFTASGDQVTGSVNAVRSITLSAVLYVFRSLIEGDVPTNAGILRPLEIITRKGSILDANFPAAVAGGNVETSQRVVDVVLGALAEAIPQRIPAASQGTMNNMTIGGMDERTGKPFAYYETLAGGMGGSVSCRGEHAVHSHMTNTLNTPVEALEYSYPFRVKTYCVRKNTGGKGQFPGGDGLVREIELLSSCEITVLSERRTNAPYGLQGGGNGTPGRNVLISAGKEIEKPGKFHTPLKKGDIIRIETPGGGGWGK, encoded by the coding sequence ATGAATGTGAATCCAATCCTCCTAGAGGTGTTTAAAAACAGGTTTGCGGCAATTTCCGAAGAAATGGGTGTAACGCTCACAAGAACTGCTTTTTCTCCCAATATAAAAGAAAGACGTGATCTTTCCTGCGCGGTTTTTGACAGCAAAGGCGATATGATCGCACAGGCGGCCCATATTCCTGTTCATTTAGGTTCCATGCCTCTTTCGGTTAAAAGTGCCATAGATAATGTCACGTTTACTGAAGGCGACATGGTTATGCTTAATGATCCGTTCAAAGGCGGAACTCATCTGCCCGACATAACTCTCGTAGCTCCTGTCTTTTTCAGCGGTTCAGATAACCCTGATTTTTATGTTGCTAACCGTGCCCATCATTCTGATGTGGGTGGTATGGCGAGTGGTTCTATGCCCCTTTCCACTACACTTTATCAGGAAGGAATCATCATTCCACCTATTAAGATTGTTGAGAAGGGTGAAATCGTTAAATCCGTGATGGCTTTAATTTTAAACAATGTACGCACTCCTGATGAGCGTGAGGGTGATTTTTCCGCGCAAATCATGGCAAATATTACAGGCGTACGCAGGTTGAACGAGCTTATTTCAAAATACGGGCTTGAGACTGTCGATTTTTATGCAGCAAGTCTTAATGATTATGCTGAAAAAATTACACGCCACACAATTGAATTCATTCCTGACGGTGTTTACAAATTTACTGATTACATGGACGGCGATGGCATGGATTGCTTTAATGTGCCCATCAGTGTGATTTTAGAAGTGAAGGGAGATACGGCAAAGCTTGATTTCACAGCTTCCGGTGATCAGGTCACAGGCAGCGTTAATGCTGTCCGCTCAATTACGCTTTCGGCAGTGCTTTATGTTTTTCGTTCACTTATAGAAGGGGACGTACCAACCAACGCGGGTATTCTTCGTCCTCTCGAAATAATCACTCGCAAAGGTTCTATTCTTGATGCAAATTTCCCTGCCGCAGTCGCAGGCGGCAATGTCGAAACTTCCCAGCGGGTTGTGGATGTTGTTTTAGGTGCGCTGGCAGAAGCCATTCCGCAGAGAATTCCCGCTGCCAGTCAGGGAACGATGAACAACATGACCATCGGCGGTATGGATGAACGCACGGGCAAACCTTTTGCCTATTACGAGACACTAGCCGGAGGTATGGGCGGTTCCGTATCCTGTCGAGGTGAGCATGCGGTCCATTCACACATGACCAATACACTTAATACACCCGTGGAAGCTCTTGAGTATAGCTATCCGTTTCGCGTAAAGACTTACTGCGTGCGTAAAAACACTGGCGGAAAGGGGCAGTTCCCCGGTGGTGACGGTCTTGTGCGTGAGATTGAATTATTATCGAGTTGTGAAATAACAGTACTTTCCGAGCGCAGAACGAATGCTCCGTACGGTTTGCAAGGTGGCGGAAACGGTACGCCTGGTCGCAATGTTCTCATTAGTGCTGGTAAGGAAATCGAGAAGCCCGGTAAGTTTCACACGCCGCTCAAAAAGGGCGATATTATACGCATAGAAACTCCGGGCGGAGGCGGCTGGGGGAAGTAG
- a CDS encoding hydantoinase/oxoprolinase family protein, with protein sequence MLIVGVDTGGTFTDFIYKDGNSWGVHKRLSTPHDPSESVINGLKYIAGDRRVQVVHGSTVATNAILERKGVKTALISNEGFEDIVQIGRQNRSELYNLSFCKKPHIVPPELRFGITGRIDHNGNEVESFSEDNVQNILKIIKGSDVESVAICLLFSYLNPEHENRMRSLLSEIDIPVSVSHEILAEFREFERTSTTVINAYVSPKMTRYLTLLQDFLDGYSLRIMQSNGGSISAETAMNESVRTILSGPAGGAVGAHVIGKMAGYHKLITFDMGGTSSDVALINGELPLTLESAIEDYPVKVPMIDIHTVGAGGGSIARIDAGGSLTVGPESAGADPGPICYGKGSEITVTDANLYLGRLIPDRFLGGEMSLKTDKLNGAMERMAAEAGLSPVELAEGILDIANTNMERAIRVISVERGYDPREFTMFAFGGAGGMHCAFLAKMLSIPKLFIPNNPGILSAVGMVMADVIKDYSLTVMRNQHNTTADDLENLFAPLEDQGRAALEDEGFASQDITVERFLDMRYQGQSFEIIVPFDVDWIEEFSQLHEHNYGYRNDAKTVEIVNIRLRTRGMPTKPEFPEAAELTAKMPDDAVIGTTETVFDSIFMKTRILDREKLLPGNKIDGPAIIIEYSSTLVIPPFAKGEVDAYGNLIFDIE encoded by the coding sequence GTGTTAATCGTAGGCGTTGATACAGGCGGAACTTTCACAGATTTTATCTATAAAGATGGCAATTCATGGGGCGTACATAAGCGTCTTTCAACTCCTCACGACCCTTCTGAATCTGTAATTAATGGTCTTAAGTATATTGCAGGTGACCGCCGCGTGCAGGTTGTGCATGGATCAACTGTCGCAACAAATGCAATACTTGAACGCAAAGGCGTTAAGACTGCCCTTATTAGTAATGAAGGATTTGAAGATATAGTTCAGATAGGGCGCCAGAATCGTTCGGAACTTTATAATCTGTCATTTTGTAAGAAACCGCATATTGTTCCGCCTGAATTAAGATTCGGGATTACAGGAAGAATTGATCATAATGGAAATGAAGTAGAGTCTTTTTCTGAAGATAATGTTCAAAATATTCTTAAAATAATCAAGGGTTCAGACGTTGAATCTGTCGCAATCTGTCTTCTTTTTTCATATTTAAATCCAGAACATGAGAACAGAATGCGTTCTTTACTTTCTGAAATTGATATTCCTGTTTCGGTTTCGCATGAAATTTTAGCAGAGTTTCGTGAATTTGAACGCACATCAACTACGGTTATTAACGCGTATGTTTCACCGAAAATGACCCGTTACCTAACGTTGCTTCAAGATTTTCTTGATGGATATTCATTACGGATTATGCAGAGTAACGGCGGGTCGATCTCAGCTGAAACGGCTATGAATGAGTCCGTAAGGACGATCTTGTCCGGCCCTGCCGGGGGAGCTGTCGGCGCACATGTCATAGGTAAAATGGCTGGGTATCATAAGCTTATTACCTTTGATATGGGGGGCACTTCGTCTGATGTTGCACTCATAAACGGTGAACTGCCTTTGACTCTTGAATCTGCGATAGAAGATTATCCTGTTAAAGTTCCCATGATCGACATCCACACGGTCGGCGCAGGAGGCGGTTCTATTGCCCGTATTGATGCCGGAGGTTCGCTGACTGTCGGGCCTGAAAGTGCCGGAGCTGATCCCGGTCCTATCTGTTATGGTAAGGGCAGTGAAATTACGGTTACAGATGCCAATTTATATCTCGGAAGACTTATCCCCGACCGTTTTCTAGGCGGCGAAATGTCGCTTAAGACTGATAAGTTGAATGGTGCAATGGAAAGAATGGCTGCGGAGGCTGGTCTCAGTCCCGTTGAACTTGCGGAAGGAATTCTTGATATCGCCAACACTAATATGGAACGCGCGATCAGAGTTATTTCAGTTGAACGCGGTTACGATCCTCGTGAATTTACCATGTTTGCATTCGGCGGAGCGGGTGGAATGCATTGTGCTTTTCTTGCAAAGATGCTGTCGATTCCGAAGCTGTTTATTCCGAATAATCCAGGTATTCTTTCAGCCGTAGGCATGGTTATGGCTGATGTGATAAAGGATTACTCGCTGACGGTTATGCGTAATCAACATAATACCACTGCGGATGATCTTGAGAATTTGTTTGCTCCACTTGAAGATCAGGGGCGTGCGGCACTTGAAGATGAAGGGTTCGCATCGCAGGATATAACTGTCGAACGATTTTTGGATATGCGCTATCAAGGGCAGTCTTTTGAGATAATTGTGCCTTTTGACGTTGACTGGATTGAAGAATTCTCCCAGCTTCACGAACATAATTACGGCTATCGTAATGATGCTAAAACCGTAGAAATAGTCAACATCAGGCTTAGAACGAGGGGAATGCCGACTAAACCGGAATTCCCTGAAGCCGCTGAACTTACAGCGAAGATGCCGGATGATGCTGTAATAGGGACAACCGAAACGGTTTTTGATTCTATATTTATGAAAACCCGCATTCTGGATAGAGAGAAGCTTCTGCCCGGTAACAAGATTGATGGGCCTGCAATCATTATTGAATACAGCTCCACTTTAGTTATTCCGCCTTTCGCAAAAGGTGAAGTTGATGCTTACGGCAATCTAATTTTTGATATTGAGTAA
- a CDS encoding sugar phosphate isomerase/epimerase, whose protein sequence is MKAVPENCYVNLPLLYIYNQPEYLDLFIEKSIQPELGLDCFGNECVSKDWLQSISDRLANAGLKCTVHLPFLDLKPASLNSAIRQASIDTLCGAFELAKIFSPERMVMHPSFTSWLEEPLFEVSYKNCLEGIRQLSDSWPDHPVLCLENTYEYDPGPLLRIVEDLDRDNVGICFDAGHWHSFSKGSEKKDFDFWFDSFAPYIKHLHLHDNNGVKDEHLALGYGTMDWEHIISRVKELDPLPSMTLEPHNRDDFELSLKYFQEKIIPQLL, encoded by the coding sequence ATGAAAGCTGTACCTGAAAATTGTTATGTTAATCTTCCTCTTTTATATATCTATAATCAGCCTGAGTATTTAGATTTATTTATAGAGAAATCAATTCAGCCTGAACTTGGGCTTGATTGTTTTGGAAATGAATGTGTTAGCAAAGACTGGTTGCAATCTATCAGTGATCGGCTTGCAAATGCGGGACTTAAGTGCACCGTACATCTCCCTTTTCTGGATTTGAAACCAGCCAGCCTAAATTCTGCTATCAGGCAGGCATCTATTGATACTTTATGCGGAGCTTTCGAACTCGCAAAAATATTTTCTCCGGAAAGGATGGTGATGCATCCCTCCTTTACTTCGTGGCTTGAAGAGCCTCTTTTTGAAGTGTCCTATAAAAATTGTTTGGAAGGTATTAGGCAGTTGAGTGATTCATGGCCTGATCATCCTGTGCTTTGTCTCGAAAATACTTACGAGTATGATCCCGGTCCGCTTTTACGAATTGTGGAAGATTTGGACCGCGATAATGTGGGTATATGTTTTGATGCAGGGCATTGGCATTCTTTTTCTAAGGGATCGGAGAAGAAAGATTTTGATTTCTGGTTTGATTCCTTTGCACCATATATCAAACACTTACATCTGCATGATAATAATGGCGTTAAAGATGAGCATCTCGCCTTGGGGTATGGAACTATGGACTGGGAACATATTATTTCCCGTGTGAAAGAGTTAGACCCTTTGCCTTCAATGACTCTTGAACCTCATAATCGTGACGATTTCGAACTAAGCCTGAAATATTTTCAGGAAAAAATAATTCCCCAATTGCTTTAG